A part of Melittangium boletus DSM 14713 genomic DNA contains:
- a CDS encoding Kelch repeat-containing protein, protein MLKRYVMAALGLCLGACEPETATKDGEATRDEGGQLRQEVIRAVGPLQQGRVLHTAEVLPDGKVLFISGCTGYSSVTATTELYDPATRTMSPGAPMLEPHCFHASVRLLDGSVLVVGGGRTDAWSAERYDPATNTWTKVARMPISNYATTATLLTDGRVLMVGGAGDRFGAYLFDPESNTWTPTGSLNTGRMYHTAVRLNDGRVMVLGGHEGAQVDPGRSVEIYSPSTGTWSPVASPALSRPWPSALVLPNGNVLLAGGESGADAVERYDVSTDTWTTLPTALGYHSRGKLILSNGQPLLVGGFARNELNIDRFDVAEKEWSTVGRLGISRDQHTVTALADGSVLVAGGQLPGTYQVHTTMDLYTPDVGTPPPSTQPLSYNAAHTNSAQQNTFNQTVTLSQGDMLEVGTCNLPGASVWGDTFLRLFKAGTSTQLVYNDNADAPYCGTGSYIKFIAPTGGDFELRAGCYADYTCSGTVSFRITPKPGVTPLTYSAFNTDNAQRATTNRLFTLNAGERLQVGTCNVTGASASGDTFLRLYGVNGTEVAFNDDTCGTSAFIQYTAPVSGTYELRAGCKANTSCGGTVAFNVLPAETIPSFDYAATNTNSALQATTNRTVALKTGDVLEVGTCNVPGAYAGGDTFLRLFAANGVELMSNDDTCGTASYMRYTVPANGNYEVRAGCYGSKSCSGTVAFKVTRAN, encoded by the coding sequence ATGTTGAAGCGTTACGTGATGGCCGCGTTGGGTCTGTGCCTGGGGGCTTGTGAGCCGGAAACGGCCACGAAGGACGGCGAGGCCACGAGGGACGAGGGAGGGCAACTGCGCCAGGAGGTGATCCGGGCCGTGGGACCGCTCCAACAGGGGCGCGTTCTGCATACGGCCGAGGTGCTGCCGGATGGCAAGGTGCTCTTCATCAGCGGCTGCACGGGCTATAGCTCCGTCACGGCCACCACCGAGCTGTATGACCCGGCCACGCGGACGATGTCTCCCGGCGCGCCGATGCTCGAGCCCCACTGCTTTCACGCGTCGGTGCGGCTGCTGGACGGCTCCGTGCTGGTGGTGGGAGGGGGTCGAACCGATGCCTGGTCCGCGGAGCGCTACGACCCCGCCACCAACACGTGGACGAAGGTGGCGCGCATGCCCATCTCCAACTACGCCACCACCGCCACGCTGCTGACGGATGGCCGGGTCCTGATGGTGGGCGGCGCGGGAGACCGCTTCGGCGCGTATCTCTTCGATCCCGAGTCCAATACCTGGACCCCGACGGGAAGTCTGAACACGGGCCGCATGTACCATACCGCCGTGAGGTTGAACGACGGCCGGGTCATGGTCCTGGGCGGGCATGAGGGCGCGCAGGTCGATCCGGGCCGTTCCGTCGAGATCTACTCCCCGTCCACGGGGACCTGGTCTCCGGTGGCTTCGCCCGCTCTGTCCAGGCCGTGGCCGTCCGCGCTCGTCCTGCCGAATGGGAACGTACTGCTGGCGGGTGGAGAGTCGGGCGCGGACGCGGTCGAGCGGTATGACGTCTCCACGGACACCTGGACGACGCTGCCCACCGCGCTCGGCTATCACTCCCGAGGCAAGCTCATCCTGTCCAACGGGCAGCCCCTGCTCGTGGGTGGCTTCGCCAGGAACGAGTTGAACATCGACCGGTTCGACGTCGCCGAGAAGGAGTGGAGCACCGTGGGCCGGCTCGGCATCTCGCGCGATCAGCACACGGTGACCGCGCTGGCGGATGGCTCCGTGCTCGTCGCGGGGGGCCAGCTGCCCGGCACCTACCAGGTCCACACGACGATGGACCTGTACACCCCGGACGTGGGCACGCCACCGCCATCCACCCAGCCGCTCTCCTACAACGCGGCCCATACCAACAGCGCGCAGCAGAACACCTTCAATCAGACCGTCACCCTCAGCCAGGGGGACATGCTGGAGGTGGGCACCTGCAATCTCCCAGGAGCCTCCGTCTGGGGCGATACCTTCCTGCGCCTCTTCAAGGCAGGGACTTCCACACAGCTGGTCTACAACGACAACGCCGACGCGCCCTACTGCGGGACTGGCTCCTACATCAAGTTCATCGCTCCCACGGGCGGTGACTTCGAGCTGCGCGCGGGCTGCTACGCGGACTACACCTGCAGTGGGACGGTGAGCTTCCGGATCACGCCCAAGCCGGGCGTCACGCCGCTCACGTACAGCGCCTTCAACACCGACAACGCGCAGCGGGCCACCACGAACCGGCTCTTCACCCTCAATGCCGGGGAGCGCCTGCAGGTGGGCACCTGCAACGTGACGGGGGCGTCGGCCTCGGGTGACACCTTCCTGCGCCTGTATGGCGTCAATGGGACCGAGGTGGCCTTCAACGACGACACGTGCGGCACCAGCGCCTTCATCCAGTACACGGCGCCCGTCAGCGGAACCTATGAGCTGCGCGCGGGCTGCAAGGCCAACACCTCCTGTGGTGGCACGGTGGCCTTCAATGTCCTCCCCGCGGAGACGATCCCTTCGTTCGACTACGCCGCCACCAACACCAACAGCGCGCTGCAAGCGACCACCAACCGCACCGTCGCCCTGAAGACGGGGGACGTGCTGGAGGTGGGCACCTGCAATGTGCCGGGTGCTTACGCGGGAGGCGATACGTTCCTGCGCCTGTTCGCCGCCAACGGCGTCGAGCTGATGTCCAACGACGACACCTGCGGAACGGCCTCGTACATGCGCTACACCGTGCCCGCGAATGGCAACTACGAGGTGCGCGCGGGCTGCTACGGCAGCAAGAGCTGCTCGGGTACGGTGGCCTTCAAGGTGACACGAGCCAACTGA
- a CDS encoding LysR family transcriptional regulator, translating to MKSGVHGAGLAELNAMVAVATHKNFRAAAAELGLSPSALSHAIAALEKRLGVRLFHRTTRSVALSDAGEDFLSRVKPALAVLADAMESVDAHQKTPTGTLRINTSALVARRILMPILLEYLRRHPDVRVELVAEDKPVDIVADGFDAGVRLAGSIPRDMVAVPCSGDVRFIVVGSRSYLRERGVPKTPADLVHHECIRYRMSNGAVYRWEFSRSGEELAVDVKGRLTLDDDGAVVAAALGGAGLAYVSAWNVDDVLRTGRLVQVLGDWTPAEPGVCLYYPAHRHAPASLRALVALIREWRRPSSRAPRP from the coding sequence ATGAAGAGCGGAGTTCACGGCGCCGGACTCGCCGAACTGAACGCGATGGTCGCCGTCGCCACGCACAAGAACTTCCGCGCCGCGGCCGCGGAGCTCGGGCTGTCGCCCTCGGCCTTGAGCCATGCCATCGCCGCGCTCGAGAAACGCCTGGGCGTCCGGCTGTTTCATCGCACCACGCGAAGCGTCGCGCTCTCGGACGCGGGCGAGGATTTTCTCTCGCGCGTGAAACCGGCCCTGGCCGTGCTCGCGGATGCGATGGAGTCCGTGGACGCGCATCAGAAGACACCCACGGGCACCTTGCGCATCAACACCTCGGCGCTCGTGGCGAGGCGGATCCTCATGCCGATCCTCCTCGAGTACTTGAGGCGTCATCCGGACGTGCGCGTCGAGCTCGTGGCCGAGGACAAACCGGTGGACATCGTCGCGGATGGATTCGACGCCGGGGTTCGGCTGGCCGGGAGCATTCCGCGCGATATGGTGGCGGTCCCTTGCAGCGGCGACGTGCGCTTCATCGTCGTCGGCTCGCGAAGTTACCTGCGTGAGCGCGGCGTGCCGAAGACACCCGCCGACCTGGTCCACCACGAGTGCATCCGCTACCGGATGTCCAACGGCGCGGTCTACCGCTGGGAGTTCTCCCGGAGCGGGGAAGAGCTCGCCGTGGACGTGAAGGGACGGCTCACGCTCGATGACGACGGCGCCGTGGTCGCGGCGGCGCTCGGTGGCGCTGGCCTCGCGTACGTGAGCGCGTGGAATGTCGATGACGTGCTACGGACGGGTCGGCTCGTGCAGGTGCTCGGCGACTGGACGCCCGCGGAGCCTGGCGTGTGTCTTTATTACCCGGCGCATCGGCATGCCCCGGCGAGCCTTCGCGCGCTCGTGGCGCTCATTCGCGAGTGGCGGCGTCCTTCTTCCCGGGCGCCCAGGCCCTGA
- a CDS encoding SDR family oxidoreductase, with the protein MKRTVLITGCSTGFGLASAQHFAAQGWNVIATMRTPSADSALAVLPNVLVTRLDVQDRASIDSALKAGIERFGGLDVVVNNAGFGLHGLFEPTPREKILEQFEVNVFGVMDVIRAALPHLEQRGGGTIVNVSSGAGIFTLPLLSLYCASKFALEGFSEALSYELTSQNVRVRIVEPGGVLDSRFVSRSAEEQSRTAVPARYRAFVHATEGVFAGLRDNRSGATSEDVARVIYEAATDTSDRLRYVATDGIKQLVKMRRETSEDAYLTFMREHFLARPPSAKEPAKD; encoded by the coding sequence ATGAAAAGAACGGTTCTCATCACGGGTTGCTCCACGGGCTTTGGGCTCGCTTCGGCTCAACACTTCGCGGCCCAGGGCTGGAACGTCATCGCGACCATGCGCACGCCCTCCGCGGACTCGGCGCTCGCGGTGCTGCCGAACGTGCTCGTGACCCGGCTCGACGTTCAAGACCGCGCGAGCATCGACTCCGCCTTGAAAGCGGGCATCGAGCGATTTGGCGGCCTCGACGTCGTGGTCAACAACGCCGGTTTCGGACTGCACGGCCTCTTCGAGCCGACCCCTCGCGAGAAGATCCTCGAGCAGTTCGAGGTGAATGTCTTCGGGGTGATGGATGTGATTCGGGCCGCCCTGCCCCACCTCGAGCAACGAGGCGGCGGAACGATCGTGAACGTGAGCTCGGGAGCGGGCATCTTCACGCTGCCCCTGCTCTCGCTCTATTGCGCGAGCAAATTCGCGCTCGAGGGCTTTTCAGAAGCACTCTCGTACGAACTCACCTCGCAGAACGTGCGCGTGAGGATCGTCGAGCCCGGCGGAGTCCTCGACTCGCGCTTCGTCTCGCGCAGCGCCGAGGAACAATCGCGAACCGCTGTACCGGCGCGCTACAGGGCTTTCGTTCACGCAACGGAGGGAGTCTTCGCCGGGCTCCGCGACAACCGATCCGGCGCGACCTCCGAGGATGTCGCCAGGGTCATCTACGAGGCCGCCACGGACACGAGTGACCGCTTGCGCTACGTGGCGACCGACGGAATCAAGCAGCTCGTGAAGATGCGACGCGAGACGTCCGAGGACGCCTACCTCACCTTCATGCGCGAGCACTTCCTGGCCAGGCCCCCTTCCGCCAAGGAGCCGGCGAAGGACTGA
- a CDS encoding superoxide dismutase — MPFTLPDLPYAKDALAPHISAETLEYHHGKHHAAYVTNLNKLLDGKPEANKSLEEVILSSEGGVFNNAAQVWNHTFYWHCMKPNGGGQPTGELAEAIKRDFGSFERFREEFANAAATQFGSGWAWLVLENGKLSVTKTGNADLPMKHGQKALLTIDVWEHAYYVDFRNARPKYIDTFLTHLVNWDFVAQNFKSR, encoded by the coding sequence ATGCCGTTCACCCTGCCCGACCTCCCCTACGCGAAGGACGCCCTGGCCCCTCACATCAGCGCGGAGACGCTCGAGTACCACCACGGCAAGCACCACGCCGCGTACGTGACGAACCTGAATAAGCTGCTGGATGGGAAGCCGGAGGCGAACAAGTCGCTCGAGGAGGTCATCCTCTCCAGTGAGGGAGGCGTCTTCAACAACGCCGCCCAGGTGTGGAACCACACGTTCTACTGGCACTGCATGAAGCCGAACGGAGGGGGACAGCCCACGGGCGAGCTCGCGGAGGCCATCAAGCGGGACTTCGGCTCGTTCGAGCGCTTCCGCGAGGAGTTCGCGAACGCCGCCGCGACCCAGTTCGGCTCGGGCTGGGCCTGGCTCGTGCTCGAGAACGGCAAGCTCTCCGTGACGAAGACGGGCAACGCCGACCTGCCGATGAAGCACGGCCAGAAGGCCCTGTTGACCATCGACGTGTGGGAGCACGCGTACTATGTGGACTTCCGCAACGCCCGCCCCAAGTACATCGACACGTTCCTCACTCATCTCGTGAACTGGGACTTCGTCGCCCAGAACTTCAAGAGCCGCTGA
- a CDS encoding thioredoxin domain-containing protein has translation MAQPPQSGASNRLAREPSPYLRQHAENPVDWYPWGDEAFARARAENKPLLLSVGYSACHWCHVMAHESFENPAIARLMNEGFINVKVDREERPDVDQIYQGVVQLMGQGGGWPLTVFLTPELVPFFGGTYFPPDDRYGRPGFPKLLQALSEAWTTRREEVLQQAEEFRQGLGELAHYGLDAAPAALKGEDLVAMGMSMLRRMDGVHGGFGGAPKFPNPMNVALLLRAWRRAPEQEALKQAVMLTLEKMARGGIYDQLGGGFHRYSVDERWLVPHFEKMLYDNAQLLHLYTEAWQIEPRPLWRQVVEETVEYVLREMTDARGGFYATQDADSEGEEGRFFVWTPEQVKAVLDSESADLVSRRFHLTPRGNFEHGTTVLEAAVPVETLASDFSMSVEETRELLDEARRRLFEAREKRVKPGRDDKILSGWNGLMIRALAFAGRVFARADWVERAQKAADFLLAELWDGQRLLRSYQEGQARIPGFLEDYGNLAAGLTSLYQATFEPRYLEAAEALVRVSEELFWDVDKQAWLTAPRAQGDLVVATYATFDNAVPSGASTLTEAQVALAALTGNKHHLDLPERYVSRMREQLQKNPMGYGHLALAADALMEGAPSVTFAGTRDAVEPLLAAARGVYAPTSALAWKEPAAPMPASMRETFLGREPVGGLAAAYVCRHFACEPPVTDAEVFSRRLAQGGFSANVLADGQHIGQ, from the coding sequence ATGGCCCAGCCCCCCCAGTCCGGTGCGAGCAACCGCCTCGCCCGAGAGCCCTCCCCCTACCTGCGGCAGCACGCGGAGAATCCGGTGGACTGGTACCCCTGGGGCGACGAGGCCTTCGCCCGTGCCCGAGCGGAGAACAAGCCCCTGCTCCTGTCGGTGGGCTACTCGGCCTGCCACTGGTGCCACGTCATGGCGCACGAGTCCTTCGAGAATCCCGCCATCGCCCGCTTGATGAACGAGGGCTTCATCAACGTGAAGGTGGACCGCGAGGAGCGGCCGGACGTGGATCAGATCTACCAGGGCGTGGTGCAGTTGATGGGGCAGGGCGGCGGCTGGCCGTTGACGGTGTTCCTCACGCCGGAGCTCGTGCCCTTCTTCGGCGGCACCTACTTCCCACCGGACGACCGCTATGGGCGGCCGGGCTTTCCCAAGTTGTTGCAGGCGCTGAGCGAGGCCTGGACGACGCGGCGCGAGGAGGTGCTGCAGCAGGCGGAGGAGTTCCGCCAGGGCCTGGGCGAGCTGGCCCACTACGGCCTGGACGCGGCCCCGGCGGCGCTGAAGGGAGAGGACCTGGTCGCCATGGGGATGTCCATGCTGCGGCGGATGGACGGAGTGCATGGCGGCTTCGGCGGTGCGCCCAAGTTCCCCAACCCGATGAACGTGGCGCTGCTGCTGCGGGCGTGGCGGCGGGCTCCGGAGCAGGAGGCCTTGAAGCAGGCGGTGATGCTGACGCTGGAGAAGATGGCGCGGGGCGGCATCTATGATCAGCTCGGAGGTGGCTTCCACCGCTACTCGGTGGACGAGCGGTGGTTGGTGCCGCACTTCGAGAAGATGCTGTACGACAACGCGCAGCTCCTGCACCTGTACACCGAGGCCTGGCAGATCGAGCCCCGGCCGTTGTGGCGCCAGGTGGTGGAGGAGACGGTGGAGTACGTGCTGCGCGAGATGACGGACGCGCGCGGCGGCTTCTACGCCACCCAGGACGCGGACAGCGAGGGCGAGGAAGGGCGGTTCTTCGTCTGGACGCCCGAGCAGGTGAAGGCGGTATTGGATTCCGAGTCGGCGGACCTCGTGTCGCGCCGCTTCCACCTCACGCCCCGGGGCAACTTCGAGCATGGGACCACGGTGCTGGAGGCGGCGGTGCCCGTGGAGACACTGGCCTCCGATTTCTCCATGTCCGTGGAGGAAACGCGGGAGCTGCTGGACGAGGCGCGGCGGCGGCTCTTCGAGGCGCGGGAGAAGCGGGTGAAGCCGGGCCGGGATGACAAGATCCTCTCCGGGTGGAACGGCCTGATGATTCGCGCCCTGGCCTTCGCGGGCCGGGTCTTCGCGCGGGCGGACTGGGTGGAGCGCGCCCAGAAGGCGGCGGACTTCCTGCTGGCGGAGTTGTGGGACGGCCAGCGTCTGCTGCGTTCGTACCAGGAGGGGCAGGCGCGCATTCCGGGCTTCCTGGAGGATTATGGGAACCTGGCCGCGGGGCTCACCTCGCTCTACCAGGCCACCTTCGAGCCCCGGTACCTGGAGGCGGCGGAGGCCCTGGTGCGGGTCTCGGAAGAGCTCTTCTGGGATGTGGACAAGCAGGCCTGGCTCACGGCCCCCCGCGCGCAGGGTGACCTGGTGGTGGCCACCTACGCGACGTTCGACAACGCGGTGCCCTCGGGGGCGTCGACGTTGACGGAGGCGCAGGTGGCGCTCGCGGCGCTCACGGGGAACAAGCACCACCTGGATCTGCCCGAGCGCTACGTGTCACGCATGCGCGAGCAGCTCCAGAAGAACCCGATGGGCTATGGGCACCTGGCGCTGGCGGCGGACGCGCTCATGGAGGGGGCGCCGAGCGTCACCTTCGCGGGGACGCGGGACGCGGTGGAGCCCCTGCTGGCGGCGGCCCGAGGCGTGTACGCCCCCACCTCCGCCTTGGCCTGGAAGGAGCCCGCGGCGCCCATGCCGGCGTCCATGCGCGAGACCTTCCTGGGCCGCGAGCCGGTGGGGGGCCTCGCCGCCGCCTACGTGTGCCGCCACTTCGCCTGCGAGCCGCCCGTCACGGACGCGGAGGTCTTCTCTCGGAGACTGGCCCAGGGCGGGTTCTCCGCCAATGTGTTGGCGGATGGCCAGCATATTGGCCAATAA
- a CDS encoding ArnT family glycosyltransferase, whose product MTLCLVLLAVSACVRLALVLGTDIYFDEAYYWQWSRHLDWGYYDHSPLVAWLIAGLGIRPTALLCGVGTVAAVWGFARDVYGQREAAWRAAALWSVVPVGILAGVWTTPDTPLLLFWVLALWALYRERWVLAGLACGLALLSKYPGVLLAAAFVAACLRARRLPAGAWLTALLGVLLFLPVVVWNARNDWVGFAFQLKHGLGGQGGWSTFGEFLAGQLALGGPLLLPLTAVYIVRGPREQFLLRAAAAVPLLLFGYASIRTRGEANWPAAAYLSACVGIAGMNPRWFRAAALLNVAGVLAVTSHLLFPVLRFERDVILSRTHGWEVLSSLAREEVAVVYTPSYQLASEVAYFTGLPTDTAGGARRSQYDLWPRPKVPAGRDALWFSEGRPPPEELMERFTSVEGPEERTSDFHGRRVHTFLVWRLSGAKP is encoded by the coding sequence TTGACGCTCTGTCTCGTACTGTTGGCGGTCAGCGCCTGCGTGCGGCTCGCGCTCGTGCTGGGCACGGACATCTACTTCGATGAGGCCTACTACTGGCAGTGGTCCCGCCACCTGGACTGGGGCTACTACGATCACTCCCCCTTGGTGGCCTGGCTCATCGCCGGACTGGGGATCCGGCCCACGGCGCTCCTGTGCGGCGTGGGGACCGTGGCGGCCGTGTGGGGATTCGCCCGGGACGTGTACGGCCAGCGCGAGGCGGCGTGGCGCGCGGCCGCCCTGTGGAGCGTCGTGCCCGTGGGCATCCTCGCCGGAGTCTGGACCACGCCGGATACGCCCCTGCTGCTCTTCTGGGTGCTGGCGCTGTGGGCGCTGTACCGCGAGCGGTGGGTCCTCGCCGGGCTCGCGTGCGGCCTCGCGCTCCTGTCCAAGTACCCGGGCGTGCTGCTGGCCGCGGCCTTCGTCGCCGCGTGTCTCCGGGCCCGGCGGCTGCCCGCGGGCGCCTGGCTGACGGCGCTGCTCGGCGTGCTGCTCTTCCTGCCCGTGGTGGTGTGGAACGCGCGCAATGACTGGGTGGGCTTCGCCTTCCAGCTCAAGCATGGCCTCGGAGGCCAGGGAGGCTGGTCCACCTTCGGGGAATTCCTCGCCGGACAACTCGCGCTCGGCGGGCCCCTCCTGCTGCCGCTGACGGCGGTGTACATCGTGCGCGGGCCCCGGGAGCAGTTCCTGCTGCGCGCCGCCGCCGCCGTGCCGCTGCTCCTGTTCGGCTACGCCTCGATCCGCACCCGGGGCGAGGCCAACTGGCCGGCCGCCGCGTACCTCTCCGCGTGCGTGGGGATCGCCGGAATGAACCCCCGATGGTTCCGCGCGGCGGCGCTCCTCAACGTGGCAGGGGTGCTGGCCGTGACGTCGCACCTCCTCTTTCCCGTGCTGCGCTTCGAGCGGGACGTCATCCTGTCGCGCACCCATGGATGGGAGGTGCTGTCCTCGCTCGCGCGCGAGGAGGTGGCGGTGGTGTACACCCCCAGCTACCAGCTCGCCTCCGAGGTGGCGTACTTCACCGGGCTGCCCACGGACACGGCGGGCGGAGCGCGCCGCAGTCAGTACGACCTCTGGCCGAGGCCGAAGGTGCCCGCCGGGCGGGACGCGCTGTGGTTCTCCGAGGGCCGCCCCCCGCCCGAGGAGCTGATGGAGCGCTTCACCTCGGTGGAGGGGCCGGAGGAGCGGACGTCCGACTTCCACGGTCGCCGGGTCCACACCTTCCTCGTCTGGCGGCTGAGCGGCGCGAAGCCCTGA
- a CDS encoding AAA family ATPase gives MELVLFIGLQGSGKSGFYRERFAATHVHVSKDLWPNARRREARQQRLIDEALARGQSVVVDNTLPRVEDRGPLIAIGRARGARVVGYFFAPDLEACLARNAARVGRARVEDKVLHITLHQLRAPSFAEGFDALFRVRLAPESGFVVRDWREDDAPG, from the coding sequence ATGGAACTCGTCCTCTTCATCGGTTTGCAGGGCTCGGGCAAGAGCGGCTTCTACCGGGAGCGGTTCGCGGCCACGCATGTGCACGTGAGCAAGGACCTGTGGCCCAACGCGCGCCGACGCGAGGCCCGGCAACAGCGGCTCATCGATGAAGCGCTCGCGCGGGGACAGTCGGTGGTGGTGGACAACACCCTGCCCCGGGTGGAGGACCGGGGGCCGCTCATCGCCATCGGCCGGGCGAGGGGCGCGCGGGTGGTGGGCTATTTCTTCGCGCCGGACCTGGAGGCCTGTCTGGCGCGCAACGCGGCACGGGTGGGGCGGGCGCGGGTGGAGGACAAGGTGCTCCACATCACGCTGCACCAGCTGCGCGCGCCCTCGTTCGCCGAGGGCTTCGATGCCTTGTTCCGTGTGCGGCTCGCCCCGGAGAGCGGTTTCGTCGTGAGGGACTGGCGGGAGGACGACGCGCCCGGGTGA
- a CDS encoding polyphosphate kinase 2 family protein, whose translation MTAITIDKQGEKIKLEDLPTEPPKKVDKEAAKLEFDSLGEELFDLQDLMWGARMNSVLIILQGRDTAGKDGTIKNVAGHLNPRGLGVVSFGVPTEDERQHDFLWRIHQHTPRLGEFAIFNRSHYEDVLVARVNKLVSESLWKERYGHIRDFEELLAQHGTLILKFFLHISQKEQEERLLAREQEPRKAWKISAGDWEDRRHWEDYTQAYEEVFTRTSAKTAPWMIVPADSKWYRNLVVARAIVEFLRPYRAAWQSRLDEVGEEKKRELARWRATK comes from the coding sequence ATGACCGCCATCACGATCGACAAGCAGGGCGAGAAGATCAAGCTCGAGGACCTCCCCACGGAGCCACCCAAGAAGGTGGACAAGGAAGCGGCGAAGCTGGAGTTCGACTCGCTCGGCGAGGAGCTGTTCGACCTCCAGGACTTGATGTGGGGCGCGCGCATGAACTCCGTGCTCATCATCCTCCAGGGCCGGGACACCGCGGGAAAGGACGGCACCATCAAGAACGTCGCGGGGCACCTCAATCCCCGGGGCCTGGGCGTGGTGTCCTTCGGCGTCCCGACCGAGGACGAGCGGCAACACGACTTCCTCTGGCGCATCCACCAGCACACGCCCCGCCTGGGTGAGTTCGCCATCTTCAACCGCTCGCACTACGAGGACGTCCTCGTCGCGCGGGTGAACAAGCTCGTCTCCGAATCGCTCTGGAAGGAGCGCTACGGCCACATCCGCGACTTCGAGGAACTGCTCGCCCAGCACGGCACCCTCATCCTCAAGTTCTTCCTCCACATCAGTCAGAAGGAACAGGAGGAGCGCCTGCTCGCCCGGGAGCAGGAGCCGCGCAAGGCCTGGAAGATCAGCGCCGGAGACTGGGAAGACCGCCGACACTGGGAGGACTACACCCAGGCCTACGAGGAAGTCTTCACGCGCACGTCGGCGAAGACGGCCCCGTGGATGATCGTCCCCGCGGACTCCAAGTGGTACCGCAACCTCGTCGTGGCTCGGGCGATCGTCGAGTTCCTCCGCCCCTACCGCGCCGCCTGGCAGAGCCGTCTCGACGAGGTGGGCGAGGAGAAGAAGCGGGAGCTCGCGAGGTGGCGCGCGACGAAGTAG